The Streptomonospora litoralis genome window below encodes:
- a CDS encoding IS110 family RNA-guided transposase: MMDPRPGDVIAGVDTHTDTHHCAIIDHLGRPLADREFPTTATGYDDLAAWTATHGHPIAVAMEGTGSYGAELTRRLTAAGHTALEVNRPDRSARRRHGKSDPLDAYAAARAALADHARAAPKDRTGTAGALRPLHHLRTMPVGQRTQTINQIHALITTTGQDLRALLRGLSTTRLIRACADLEPHAADPAELADPDAAARYSLAALARHYQDLTRRITEIARHIDHLTATAAPGLRALVCVGPQSAAQLMLTTGDNPDRITGEAAFAHLCGTAPVPASSGRRDRHRLNRGGDRAANKVLHQIVIARMRHDGDTRAYVQRRLKQGLTKKDIIRCLKRYVARQVYKALTRTGHQRRHLYPSRLTNRSIDGGSGAGPVVVGSGARRWRLRRGRRSAAAGRSARLGPSIANLWSQESTSRGHKFTIIAGWTGIPDIPAPVGRRGVAVLWPGPRRLDGRAVWRGRGCSRGSGVRRIGGRGRRHVARCARARPRGVAPPDGVGFWGSMPVLRAASAGAAATRRTKS; encoded by the coding sequence ATGATGGACCCCCGACCCGGCGATGTCATCGCCGGCGTGGACACCCACACCGACACCCACCACTGCGCGATCATCGACCACCTCGGCCGCCCCCTGGCCGACCGCGAATTCCCCACCACCGCCACCGGCTACGACGACCTCGCCGCCTGGACCGCCACCCACGGCCACCCCATCGCCGTCGCCATGGAAGGCACGGGCTCCTACGGCGCCGAACTCACCCGCCGGCTCACCGCCGCCGGCCACACCGCCCTCGAAGTCAACCGGCCCGACCGCTCCGCCCGCCGCCGCCACGGCAAATCCGACCCCCTGGACGCCTACGCCGCCGCCCGCGCCGCCCTGGCCGACCACGCCCGGGCCGCACCCAAGGACCGCACCGGCACCGCCGGAGCCCTGCGCCCCCTGCACCACCTGCGCACCATGCCGGTCGGCCAGCGCACCCAGACCATCAACCAGATCCACGCGCTGATCACCACCACCGGCCAGGACCTGCGCGCCTTGCTGCGCGGGCTGAGCACCACCCGGCTGATCCGAGCCTGCGCCGACCTGGAGCCCCACGCGGCCGACCCGGCGGAGTTGGCCGATCCGGATGCGGCCGCCCGCTACAGCCTGGCCGCCCTGGCCCGCCACTACCAGGACCTCACCCGCCGCATCACCGAAATCGCCCGCCACATCGACCACCTCACCGCCACCGCCGCGCCCGGCCTGCGCGCCCTGGTGTGCGTGGGCCCCCAGTCCGCCGCGCAGCTGATGCTGACCACCGGCGACAACCCCGACCGGATCACCGGCGAGGCCGCCTTCGCCCACCTGTGCGGCACCGCGCCGGTGCCCGCCTCCTCCGGGCGGCGCGACCGCCACCGCCTCAACCGCGGGGGCGACCGGGCCGCGAACAAGGTGCTGCATCAGATCGTCATCGCCCGGATGCGCCATGATGGCGACACCCGCGCCTATGTCCAGCGGCGCCTGAAGCAGGGGCTGACCAAGAAGGACATCATCCGCTGCCTCAAGCGCTATGTCGCCCGCCAGGTCTACAAAGCCCTCACGCGAACCGGTCACCAGCGCCGACACCTATACCCAAGCCGCTTGACAAATAGGAGCATCGACGGCGGCAGCGGGGCCGGGCCTGTGGTTGTCGGTTCGGGTGCTCGCCGGTGGCGGTTGCGGCGGGGGCGGCGTTCGGCCGCCGCAGGCCGGTCGGCGCGGCTTGGCCCGTCTATCGCGAACTTATGGTCGCAGGAAAGCACATCCCGCGGCCATAAGTTCACGATCATCGCCGGATGGACCGGCATACCGGACATACCGGCGCCGGTTGGCCGACGTGGTGTCGCCGTGTTGTGGCCGGGCCCGCGCAGGCTGGACGGCCGCGCGGTGTGGCGCGGTCGCGGGTGCTCGCGCGGCTCGGGGGTGCGCCGGATCGGGGGCCGGGGGCGACGACACGTCGCTCGTTGCGCCCGGGCGCGGCCGCGGGGAGTCGCACCCCCCGATGGGGTGGGCTTTTGGGGGTCTATGCCCGTTTTGCGGGCGGCCTCGGCAGGCGCAGCAGCCACGAGACGCACGAAAAGTTGA
- a CDS encoding molybdopterin-dependent oxidoreductase: MSDQPLPPGQHVPRDRPALHYGPVPRFRAHRWDLRVYGFTESLGEFRWTWPEFDALPRIDSVSDFHCVTRFTLPGVHWSGVSTETLVELVPPAPGATHVMVWAEYGYSANMRLDDFLAPDVLLATHRDGERLAPEYGHPVRLVVPHLYGWKSVKWVRAVEYLTADRRGFWEERGYHNRADPWKEQRYSYQEEPGDGPPPT, from the coding sequence TTGTCGGATCAGCCGCTTCCGCCGGGACAGCACGTGCCGCGCGACCGGCCCGCCCTGCACTACGGCCCCGTTCCGCGGTTCCGTGCGCACAGATGGGATCTGCGGGTCTACGGCTTCACCGAGTCGCTGGGCGAGTTCCGGTGGACCTGGCCCGAGTTCGACGCGCTCCCGCGCATCGACTCCGTCTCCGACTTCCACTGCGTGACACGTTTCACGCTGCCCGGCGTGCACTGGAGCGGCGTCTCCACCGAGACGCTGGTGGAGCTGGTGCCGCCCGCGCCGGGCGCCACCCACGTCATGGTCTGGGCGGAGTACGGCTACAGCGCCAACATGCGCCTGGACGACTTCCTGGCCCCGGACGTGCTGCTGGCCACCCACCGCGACGGTGAGCGCCTCGCCCCCGAGTACGGCCATCCGGTGCGCCTGGTGGTGCCGCACCTGTACGGCTGGAAGAGCGTGAAGTGGGTGCGCGCGGTGGAGTACCTCACCGCGGACCGCCGCGGCTTCTGGGAGGAGCGCGGCTACCACAACCGCGCCGACCCGTGGAAGGAGCAGCGCTACTCCTACCAGGAGGAACCGGGCGACGGCCCGCCGCCGACCTAA
- the aroF gene encoding 3-deoxy-7-phosphoheptulonate synthase, which translates to MVIVMGPGATREHIDNLVDLVAAAGGEAYVTRGVSRTIIGLVGDVRQFETLDLRAMPGVSDVLRISVPYKLVSSENQPTRSEVSVAGVPIGGDHMTVVAGPCAVETPEQTLAAAQMAKAAGAALLRGGAYKPRTSPYAFQGLGETGLKILSDVRTETGLPIVTEVVDAADVDLVAGYADMLQIGTRNMQNFALLQAAGEAGRPVLLKRGMNATIEEWLMAAEYIAQRGNLDIVLCERGIRTFEKATRNTLDISAVPVAQSLSHLPVIVDPSHSGGKRELVLPLSRAAIAAGADGVIVDVHPTPETALCDGPQALVGGDIAELARVAETLPPLLGRTLTAAPQPAGV; encoded by the coding sequence ATGGTCATCGTCATGGGGCCGGGAGCCACCCGCGAACATATCGACAACCTCGTCGACCTCGTCGCCGCAGCGGGGGGCGAGGCTTACGTGACCCGCGGTGTGAGCCGCACGATCATCGGTTTGGTCGGCGACGTGCGCCAGTTCGAGACCCTGGACCTGCGCGCGATGCCGGGCGTCAGCGACGTCCTGCGCATCAGCGTCCCCTACAAGCTCGTCAGCAGTGAGAACCAGCCCACCCGCTCCGAGGTCAGCGTCGCCGGCGTGCCGATCGGCGGCGACCACATGACCGTCGTCGCCGGGCCCTGCGCCGTCGAGACCCCCGAGCAGACGCTGGCCGCCGCGCAGATGGCCAAGGCGGCCGGGGCGGCGCTGCTGCGCGGCGGCGCCTACAAGCCGCGCACCTCCCCCTACGCCTTCCAGGGGCTCGGCGAGACCGGCCTGAAGATCCTCTCCGACGTGCGCACCGAGACCGGCCTGCCGATCGTCACCGAGGTGGTCGACGCCGCCGACGTCGACCTGGTGGCCGGCTACGCCGACATGCTGCAGATCGGCACCCGCAACATGCAGAACTTCGCGCTGCTGCAGGCGGCGGGGGAGGCCGGGCGCCCGGTGCTGCTCAAGCGCGGCATGAACGCCACCATCGAGGAGTGGCTGATGGCCGCCGAGTACATCGCCCAGCGCGGCAACCTCGACATCGTGCTCTGCGAGCGCGGCATCCGCACCTTCGAGAAGGCCACCCGCAACACCCTGGACATCAGCGCCGTCCCGGTGGCCCAGAGCCTGTCGCACCTGCCGGTGATCGTCGACCCCTCGCACTCGGGCGGCAAGCGCGAGCTGGTGCTGCCGTTGTCGCGGGCGGCGATCGCGGCCGGGGCCGACGGCGTCATCGTCGATGTGCACCCCACCCCCGAGACCGCGCTGTGCGACGGCCCGCAGGCGCTGGTCGGCGGCGACATCGCCGAGCTGGCCCGCGTCGCCGAGACCCTGCCGCCGCTGCTGGGCCGCACCCTCACCGCCGCGCCGCAGCCGGCCGGGGTCTGA
- the thiI gene encoding tRNA uracil 4-sulfurtransferase ThiI, whose translation MAVMSEPEAVGGREVETAVQERSASGPHELCVLMKLGEIVLKGSNRSLFERRLHNNIRAAARGLSPIKLSRRGSGVVFVRMPEASDIEVAELAERMKNVMGVVWVHLVRRVPKDVDTVTAVAVQALADRTGSFAVRPRRRDKRFPLTSSQIARHVGSAVQQAHSLPVDLKHPQNTVSIEVDKDEVFVFTDGIPGPGGLPVGMSGRALVLMSGGIDSPVAAHRMMRRGLKVDFLHFSGMPFTGPESIYKAYSLVRQLDRFQVGSRLFVVPFGKAQQQLKTSGAERLQIIAQRRLMLKTAEALADDLGAEALITGDALGQVSSQTMTNLTALDDAVDAPILRPLIGMDKSEIMDQARRIGTLSISELPDEDCCTLLTPRQVETAAQIPDLRVIEKRLDAEELAEHLLTAKQLHRPSFLGDAAPAKV comes from the coding sequence ATGGCCGTCATGTCCGAACCCGAGGCCGTCGGGGGACGCGAGGTCGAGACCGCCGTCCAGGAGCGGTCCGCGTCCGGACCCCACGAGCTGTGCGTGCTGATGAAGCTCGGCGAGATCGTGCTCAAGGGCAGTAACCGCAGCCTGTTCGAGCGCCGCCTGCACAACAACATCCGCGCGGCGGCGCGCGGTCTGAGCCCGATCAAGCTGTCCCGGCGCGGCTCGGGGGTCGTCTTCGTGCGCATGCCCGAGGCCTCCGACATCGAGGTCGCCGAGCTCGCCGAGCGCATGAAGAACGTCATGGGCGTGGTGTGGGTGCACCTGGTGCGCCGCGTGCCCAAGGACGTCGACACCGTCACCGCGGTCGCCGTGCAGGCGCTGGCCGACCGCACGGGCTCCTTCGCCGTGCGGCCCCGCCGCCGCGACAAGCGGTTCCCGCTGACCTCCTCGCAGATCGCCCGGCACGTGGGCTCCGCCGTCCAACAGGCGCACAGTCTGCCGGTCGATCTCAAGCACCCGCAGAACACGGTCTCCATCGAGGTCGACAAGGACGAGGTGTTCGTCTTCACCGACGGCATCCCCGGCCCGGGCGGCCTGCCGGTGGGCATGAGCGGGCGCGCGCTGGTGCTGATGTCGGGCGGCATCGACTCCCCCGTGGCCGCGCACCGGATGATGCGCCGCGGCCTCAAGGTCGACTTCCTGCACTTCTCCGGCATGCCCTTCACCGGCCCGGAGTCGATCTACAAGGCCTACAGCCTGGTGCGCCAGCTCGACCGGTTCCAGGTGGGCTCGCGGCTGTTCGTCGTCCCCTTCGGCAAGGCGCAGCAGCAGCTGAAGACCTCGGGGGCGGAGCGGCTGCAGATCATCGCCCAGCGCCGGCTGATGCTCAAGACCGCCGAGGCGCTGGCCGACGACCTCGGCGCCGAGGCGCTGATCACCGGCGACGCGCTGGGCCAGGTCTCCAGCCAGACCATGACCAATCTGACCGCGCTGGACGACGCGGTGGACGCGCCGATCCTGCGTCCGCTGATCGGCATGGACAAGAGCGAGATCATGGACCAGGCGCGGCGGATCGGCACGCTGTCGATCTCCGAACTGCCCGACGAGGACTGCTGCACGCTGCTCACGCCGCGCCAGGTCGAGACCGCCGCCCAGATCCCCGACCTGCGGGTGATCGAGAAGCGGCTCGACGCCGAGGAGCTGGCCGAGCATCTGCTCACCGCCAAGCAACTGCACCGGCCCAGCTTCCTGGGCGACGCCGCTCCCGCGAAGGTCTGA
- a CDS encoding 6-phosphofructokinase: MRVGVLTGGGDCPGLNAVIRAVVRKGIKDYGYEFVGFRDGWRGPLEGDTMPLDRAAVSGILPRGGTILGSSRTNLMKIEGGVEKVKQNMAELNIDALVAIGGEDTLGVATQLHDQGVKVVGVPKTIDNDLNATDYTFGFDTAVNIATEAIDRLHTTAESHHRALVVEVMGRHAGWIALHSGMAAGANVILIPERPFDIHEVVAHVESRFQTNYAPILVVAEGAHPKDGQMELSTGEKDSFGHVRLGGIGQRLSEEIESRTGKEARSVVLGHVQRGGTPSAFDRVLATRLGVNAIEAVHDQEYGRMVGLQGTEIVRVDLSAATDKLKTVPSERFEEAEVFFG, from the coding sequence ATGCGAGTCGGAGTGCTGACCGGTGGCGGCGACTGCCCGGGGCTGAACGCGGTCATCCGCGCAGTGGTCCGCAAGGGCATCAAGGACTACGGCTACGAGTTCGTCGGGTTCCGTGACGGCTGGCGCGGACCGCTGGAAGGCGACACCATGCCGCTGGACCGGGCGGCCGTCAGCGGGATCCTGCCGCGCGGCGGCACGATCCTCGGATCCTCGCGCACCAACCTCATGAAGATCGAGGGCGGTGTCGAGAAGGTCAAGCAGAACATGGCCGAACTGAACATCGACGCCCTGGTCGCCATCGGCGGCGAGGACACCCTGGGTGTGGCCACCCAGCTGCACGACCAGGGCGTCAAGGTCGTGGGTGTGCCCAAGACCATCGACAACGACCTCAACGCCACGGACTACACCTTCGGCTTCGACACCGCCGTGAACATCGCCACCGAGGCGATCGACCGGCTGCACACCACCGCCGAGTCCCACCACCGCGCGCTGGTCGTGGAGGTCATGGGCCGCCACGCCGGCTGGATCGCGCTGCACTCGGGCATGGCCGCCGGCGCCAACGTGATCCTCATCCCCGAGCGCCCCTTCGACATCCACGAGGTCGTGGCGCACGTGGAGAGCCGGTTCCAGACCAACTACGCCCCCATCCTCGTCGTCGCCGAGGGCGCCCACCCCAAGGACGGCCAGATGGAGCTGTCCACCGGCGAGAAGGACTCCTTCGGCCACGTCCGCCTCGGCGGCATCGGCCAGCGCCTCTCCGAGGAGATCGAGTCGCGCACCGGCAAGGAGGCCCGCTCGGTGGTCCTGGGCCACGTGCAGCGCGGCGGCACCCCCTCGGCGTTCGACCGCGTGCTGGCCACCCGGCTGGGCGTCAACGCCATCGAGGCGGTACACGACCAGGAGTACGGCAGGATGGTCGGTCTGCAGGGCACCGAGATCGTCCGGGTGGACCTCTCGGCGGCCACGGACAAGCTCAAGACCGTCCCGAGCGAGCGCTTCGAGGAGGCCGAGGTCTTCTTCGGCTGA
- the glpK gene encoding glycerol kinase GlpK — protein MSVLALDAGTTGVTALVVDENGGVLSRGYQEFAQHYPETGWVEHVPEEIWQATLAACQSALDGTDDQPTCVGITNQRETAVLWNRKRGSAPRRAVVWQDRRTAGICAELRDAGHEDRVTEITGLRLDPYFTGTKLTWIRRNDQRAWSGVESGDTVIGTVDSYVVSRMTGGARHVTDASNASRTLLYDIHRGEWSQEMCELLGVPLSALPEVVPSYGTVGETDPEEFLGLRLPIAGIAGDQQAAMFGQNCYTPGTSKCTYGTGSFVLINTGEEAIAPQHGLLSTVLWQHPDGRLEYALEGSIFVTGAAVQWLRDGLGLIDSAPQSEGLAASVRDSGGVVFVPALTGLGAPDWDPHARGAVFGITRGTQRAHIARATLEAIAFEVRDVAEAMAAASGNELPELRVDGGASANDLLCQIQADQLQVSVARPQVQETTALGAAFLAGLATGVWSSTDELARTWNLDRRFEPGTRDDSAHRRWRAAVERSKGWAQLD, from the coding sequence ATGTCCGTCCTCGCGCTCGACGCCGGCACAACCGGCGTGACCGCCCTCGTCGTCGATGAGAACGGCGGTGTCCTCTCCCGCGGTTACCAGGAGTTCGCCCAGCATTACCCCGAGACCGGCTGGGTCGAGCACGTTCCCGAGGAGATCTGGCAGGCGACCCTGGCGGCCTGCCAGTCCGCCCTGGACGGCACCGACGACCAGCCCACCTGCGTAGGCATCACCAACCAGCGCGAGACCGCGGTGCTGTGGAACCGCAAGCGCGGCAGCGCCCCGCGCAGAGCCGTCGTCTGGCAGGACCGGCGTACCGCCGGGATCTGTGCGGAGCTGCGCGACGCCGGGCACGAGGACCGCGTCACCGAGATCACCGGGTTGCGACTGGACCCCTACTTCACCGGCACCAAGCTCACCTGGATTCGGCGCAACGACCAGCGCGCCTGGAGCGGCGTGGAGTCGGGCGACACCGTCATCGGCACCGTCGACTCCTACGTCGTCAGCCGCATGACCGGCGGAGCCCGCCACGTCACCGACGCGTCCAACGCCTCGCGGACCCTCCTCTACGACATCCACCGGGGCGAATGGTCGCAGGAGATGTGCGAGCTGCTCGGGGTGCCGCTCTCCGCCCTGCCCGAGGTCGTGCCCTCCTACGGCACCGTCGGCGAGACCGACCCCGAGGAGTTCCTCGGCCTGCGGCTGCCGATCGCGGGTATCGCCGGAGACCAGCAGGCGGCCATGTTCGGGCAGAACTGCTACACCCCCGGCACCTCCAAATGCACCTACGGCACCGGCTCCTTCGTGCTGATCAACACCGGCGAAGAGGCGATCGCACCCCAGCACGGGCTGCTCAGCACGGTGCTGTGGCAGCACCCCGACGGCCGCCTGGAATACGCCCTGGAGGGTTCGATCTTCGTCACCGGCGCGGCGGTGCAGTGGCTGCGCGACGGCCTCGGGCTCATCGACAGCGCACCCCAGTCCGAAGGGCTGGCCGCATCCGTGCGCGACTCCGGCGGCGTGGTGTTCGTGCCGGCGCTGACCGGCCTGGGCGCCCCCGACTGGGACCCCCACGCCCGCGGCGCCGTCTTCGGCATCACCCGCGGCACCCAGCGGGCCCACATCGCCCGCGCCACGCTGGAGGCGATCGCCTTCGAGGTCCGCGACGTCGCCGAAGCCATGGCCGCGGCCTCGGGCAACGAGCTGCCCGAGCTGCGCGTGGACGGCGGCGCCTCCGCCAACGACCTGCTCTGCCAAATCCAGGCGGACCAGCTCCAGGTCAGCGTGGCCCGGCCGCAGGTGCAGGAGACCACCGCGCTGGGCGCCGCCTTCCTGGCGGGCCTGGCCACCGGCGTGTGGTCCTCCACCGACGAGCTGGCGCGCACGTGGAACCTGGACCGCCGCTTCGAGCCCGGCACGCGCGACGACTCCGCCCACCGGCGCTGGCGCGCGGCCGTGGAGCGCTCCAAGGGCTGGGCCCAGCTGGACTGA
- a CDS encoding response regulator, translated as MAEQREPRSPGGSAAREAPDERPIRVLVVDDHPLWRDAVERDLTEAGLEVVATAGEGAKAVRVAPAARPTVAVVDLQLPDIGGVEVTRRLLEGAEPPRVLVLSASGEQSDVLEAVKAGATGYLVKSAGRAELLEAVRRVHAGEAVYTPGLAGLVLGEYRRMAAAPEPAGDPAAPELTPRETEVLRLVAKGLGYKQIAERLSVSHRTVQNHVQNTLSKLHLHNRVELARYAIDRGLDGGA; from the coding sequence ATGGCAGAGCAGCGCGAACCCCGCTCCCCCGGTGGCTCCGCCGCCCGCGAAGCGCCCGACGAGCGGCCGATCCGGGTCCTCGTCGTCGACGACCACCCGCTGTGGCGCGACGCGGTGGAGCGCGATCTGACCGAGGCCGGGCTGGAGGTGGTCGCCACCGCGGGCGAGGGCGCCAAAGCGGTGCGCGTCGCCCCGGCTGCGCGGCCCACGGTCGCGGTCGTCGACCTGCAGCTGCCCGACATCGGCGGTGTGGAGGTGACCCGCCGCCTGCTGGAGGGGGCCGAGCCGCCGCGGGTGCTGGTGCTCTCGGCCAGCGGCGAGCAGTCCGACGTGCTGGAGGCGGTCAAGGCGGGCGCGACGGGCTACCTGGTGAAGTCGGCCGGGCGCGCGGAGCTGCTGGAGGCGGTGCGCCGGGTCCACGCGGGCGAGGCGGTCTACACCCCCGGGCTGGCCGGGCTGGTGCTGGGCGAGTACCGCCGCATGGCCGCCGCGCCCGAACCCGCCGGCGATCCGGCCGCGCCGGAGCTGACGCCGCGCGAGACGGAGGTGCTGCGGCTGGTGGCCAAAGGGCTCGGCTACAAGCAGATCGCCGAGCGCCTGTCGGTCTCCCACCGCACCGTGCAGAACCACGTGCAGAACACGCTGAGCAAGCTGCACCTGCACAACCGGGTCGAACTCGCGCGCTACGCCATCGACCGCGGTCTCGACGGCGGCGCCTGA
- the pknB gene encoding Stk1 family PASTA domain-containing Ser/Thr kinase: protein MDMTTADPLVGTTLDHRYHVEARVASGGMATVYVARDLRLDRRLACKVMHASLAQDPAFVRRFINEAHSVAKLSHPNVVQVYDQGTDQGHVYLAMEYVPGQTLREMLNERGRLAPADALDIISPVLAALGAAHQAGLVHRDVKPENVLLTEDGRVKVADFGLARAVESAQQGTTKTGAVMGTAAYLAPEQIERGAADARTDVYAAGIMLYELLTGTQPHTGDTPISIAYQHVNEDVPRPSRVVAGLPPQIDTLVTRATERDPRYRPGDAGQYLALVLNTKSDASGEYSADASPPGSGGNDTLVVETGGLAEAAPAEPGGRGRRGRRRLALDYRSYPMMLVAGVLAVVMLAGGWWFLVGRYEPVPDIVGMPEQDAAAVLGSVPVRMEVGDKRVYSEEDPGRIAEVEPAVGERILPQDTVTVYLSKGPQTVEMPDLVGQNAQDARAALEDDGFTRIQEEEADSEDQPAGTVIGTDPEPGSDADREAPVTLTVSAGFDIPDVVGRQQDQARNMLQEKGLRVSITEQPSEDVPEGEVISQEPGAGGTVSSGDSVTLTVSSGPEDIEIPDVAGWKVKDAKKRLEDLGFTVKVTRILGGDRVSQYNPQGSAPEGTEIELVVSPFAPQGGNGGPGQGGGQGGQGGQGGNGNQGDQGDGGDD from the coding sequence GTGGACATGACGACTGCCGACCCTCTGGTGGGCACGACACTCGATCACCGCTACCACGTCGAGGCGCGGGTGGCCAGCGGCGGTATGGCCACGGTCTACGTCGCCCGCGACCTGCGGCTGGACCGCCGCCTGGCCTGCAAGGTGATGCACGCCTCGCTGGCCCAGGACCCCGCTTTCGTGCGCCGCTTCATCAACGAGGCGCACTCGGTCGCCAAGCTCTCCCACCCCAACGTGGTGCAGGTCTACGACCAGGGCACCGACCAGGGGCACGTGTACCTGGCCATGGAGTACGTGCCCGGGCAGACACTGCGCGAGATGCTGAACGAGCGGGGGCGCCTGGCACCCGCCGACGCGCTCGACATCATCTCCCCGGTGCTTGCGGCGCTGGGCGCCGCGCACCAGGCCGGGCTGGTCCATCGCGATGTCAAGCCGGAGAACGTGCTGCTCACCGAGGACGGCCGCGTCAAGGTCGCCGACTTCGGTCTGGCCCGGGCGGTGGAGTCCGCCCAGCAGGGCACCACCAAGACCGGCGCGGTCATGGGTACCGCCGCCTATCTGGCACCAGAGCAGATCGAGCGCGGCGCCGCCGATGCGCGCACCGACGTCTACGCGGCCGGGATCATGCTCTACGAGCTGCTGACCGGGACGCAGCCGCACACCGGCGACACCCCCATCTCCATCGCCTACCAGCACGTCAACGAGGACGTCCCGCGGCCCTCCCGGGTGGTCGCGGGCCTGCCTCCGCAGATCGACACGCTGGTCACCCGCGCCACCGAGCGCGACCCCCGCTACCGGCCCGGCGACGCCGGGCAGTACCTCGCGCTGGTGCTGAACACCAAGTCGGACGCGAGCGGGGAGTACAGCGCCGACGCGTCCCCTCCCGGCTCCGGCGGCAACGACACCCTCGTGGTCGAGACCGGCGGTCTGGCCGAGGCGGCTCCGGCCGAACCGGGCGGGCGCGGCCGCCGCGGGCGCCGCCGGCTCGCCCTGGACTACCGCAGCTACCCGATGATGCTGGTCGCCGGCGTGCTCGCGGTGGTGATGCTGGCCGGCGGCTGGTGGTTCCTGGTCGGACGCTACGAGCCGGTACCCGACATCGTCGGCATGCCGGAACAGGACGCCGCCGCCGTGCTGGGCAGCGTGCCCGTGCGCATGGAGGTGGGCGACAAGCGCGTCTACTCCGAGGAGGATCCCGGCAGGATCGCCGAGGTCGAGCCCGCCGTGGGCGAGCGCATCCTCCCGCAGGACACGGTGACGGTGTACCTGTCCAAGGGGCCGCAGACGGTCGAGATGCCCGACCTGGTGGGCCAGAACGCCCAGGACGCCCGGGCGGCGCTGGAGGACGACGGCTTCACCCGGATCCAGGAGGAGGAGGCCGACTCCGAGGACCAGCCGGCGGGGACGGTCATCGGCACCGATCCCGAGCCGGGCTCCGACGCCGACCGGGAGGCGCCGGTCACCCTCACCGTCAGCGCGGGATTCGACATCCCCGACGTGGTGGGCCGGCAACAGGACCAGGCGCGCAACATGCTGCAGGAGAAGGGGCTGCGGGTCTCCATCACCGAGCAGCCCAGCGAGGACGTGCCCGAGGGCGAGGTCATCTCCCAGGAGCCCGGCGCCGGCGGCACGGTCAGCTCCGGCGACAGCGTCACCCTCACGGTCTCCTCCGGCCCCGAGGACATCGAGATCCCCGACGTGGCCGGGTGGAAGGTCAAGGACGCCAAGAAGCGCCTGGAGGACCTGGGCTTCACGGTGAAGGTCACCCGGATCCTCGGCGGGGACCGCGTGTCGCAGTACAACCCGCAGGGTTCGGCGCCCGAAGGCACCGAGATCGAACTCGTGGTCAGCCCGTTCGCGCCGCAGGGCGGCAACGGCGGGCCGGGCCAGGGCGGCGGCCAAGGAGGCCAGGGCGGTCAAGGCGGCAACGGAAACCAGGGCGATCAGGGCGACGGCGGCGACGACTGA
- a CDS encoding thiazole synthase — protein sequence MAGHRFSSRLITGTGGAPSLRILEDALTASGTELTTVALRRVSPDAEGSVWDVLRRNGIRPLPNTSGCFTAGDALRTARLAREALETDWIKLEVIADERTLLPDPVELLDAAERLVDEGFTVLPYTNDDPVLARRLEQVGCAAVMPLGAPIGSGLGIRNPHNIELIVEQAGVPVVVDAGIGTASEAALAMELGCDAVMLATAITRAEDPVLMAGAMRDAVAAGRGARRAGRIPVRRYAQASSPAVD from the coding sequence ATCGCCGGCCACCGGTTCTCCTCCCGGCTGATCACCGGCACCGGGGGCGCGCCGTCGCTGCGCATCCTGGAGGACGCGCTGACCGCCTCGGGCACCGAACTGACCACCGTGGCCCTGCGCCGCGTCTCCCCCGACGCCGAGGGCTCGGTGTGGGACGTGCTGCGCCGCAACGGAATCCGGCCGCTGCCCAACACCTCGGGCTGCTTCACCGCCGGCGACGCGCTGCGCACCGCGCGCCTGGCCCGCGAGGCGCTGGAGACCGACTGGATCAAGCTGGAGGTCATCGCCGACGAGCGCACTCTGCTGCCCGACCCGGTCGAACTGCTCGACGCCGCCGAGCGGCTGGTCGACGAGGGGTTCACCGTGCTGCCCTACACCAACGACGACCCCGTACTGGCGCGGCGCCTGGAGCAGGTGGGCTGCGCCGCCGTGATGCCGCTGGGCGCCCCCATCGGCTCGGGTCTGGGCATCCGCAACCCGCACAACATCGAGCTGATCGTGGAGCAGGCGGGCGTCCCCGTGGTCGTCGACGCCGGGATCGGCACCGCCAGCGAGGCGGCGCTGGCCATGGAGCTGGGCTGCGACGCGGTCATGCTGGCGACCGCCATCACCCGGGCCGAGGACCCCGTTCTGATGGCGGGCGCCATGCGCGACGCGGTGGCCGCCGGTCGCGGCGCCCGCCGCGCCGGACGCATCCCGGTGCGGCGCTACGCGCAGGCGTCCTCCCCCGCGGTGGACTGA
- the thiS gene encoding sulfur carrier protein ThiS has product MDVIINGERREVSPRTTVEEVVRSLTQAPGGVAVALNDEVVPKAGWATTRLGDDDRVDVLTAVQGG; this is encoded by the coding sequence GTGGACGTGATCATCAACGGCGAGCGCCGCGAGGTCTCTCCCAGGACGACGGTGGAGGAGGTGGTGCGCTCGCTCACGCAGGCGCCCGGCGGCGTGGCCGTCGCGCTCAACGACGAGGTCGTGCCCAAGGCCGGATGGGCCACCACCCGCCTCGGCGACGACGACCGCGTCGACGTGCTCACCGCGGTCCAAGGAGGCTGA